The Brassica napus cultivar Da-Ae chromosome C7, Da-Ae, whole genome shotgun sequence genomic interval cGGTTGGTAATTGCAAGGAATGTCCAAACGTGAAGAAATTGTAAGAAGTCTTTGTATGTATGCCTTAATTATAGAGAAATGGTTTTAAAGCACACAAAGagaaaaatactcaaaatagTATCTATTAACAAATAAGAAGAtttttaatacaatattttattttatagtgattagggtttagggtttaaatgaaattaggatttagtatttaaaagatatatgaGATGATGTAGTAGTAAGAATAATATAGTAcgttttcttataaaataagtgctattttgagattttttcatatttgttttttatgataagtgaaaattttcatttattatattaggctAGTGTGTTTCCACAAGCCTCTAAAAGTGATATTTTAGAGATTTGCTTTTCATTATTATAAGTGAAGATGCAGAGGCAAGAGGCTTGTAAAAACATGGTTAAAGTTTAAAAGTTTCTATACCTAGATTTGGAGTTCGAATAGCAAAGAAACAACTTCATACACAAAAGTTGACCAACGGAGGATGTATTTCTTCAAAAGCTTAGaagttgttttcttttatatcgAGGCACTGGAATTAGAGCTAATAAATGAAATGACTATGTTAACTATACTTTTAGCCTTCTTCTGTATCAAAACATTTGCTGTTCTCAACACATATGTAGGGAACTTGCTGACGATCTGCAGATTCGAAAAATCTTCTGTAGAACTGAAGTATAATGACCATCTTAAATAAGAAAACGAACCTCAGGCTTGGGATGTACTCTTCATTCATTATTGCAGACCCACGCTCAATTTTACACATTactatatgtttaaaaaaaaatccacattAATACTATAATCCAGCTACACAGGCAAGACTATGTCAATGTTAGCCCTTGGCGTTCGGGtcttcggatcggattcggacCGGTTCTTTTTGGATCCGGATCTATCGGGTCCTAAACATTTAaacccaataggtacttagaatTTTCGGTTAATGTTCAggtcggttcttctcgggtcTGAGTCGGTTTGgatctataactaaaatacccataatttttcgggtccatatcgggtccggatcggattcgggtatttaggattcTAAAAGGACATAACATACCCAAATCCATcaaatttagtcgatatttgtcatatatatctaaaattttacaaaataacttaaatgaaactattaataattaaaataaaacatttttaaattctaattttacattttaaaacttcatattacttaaagattgttacaaaaaaaataacaaatattgttaacaaaagatatttcaactaaatcataaaataatatatataaaatagaacataaaaaatcatagttttggatatacatgtttttaagtcgggtacaaatcgaTTCTTATTGGGttgggtctattcgggtcggttctttttgggtccgggtctattcgggttggttcctttcgggtaaaaaaatttagacccaaaaagtatttgtaaatttttggttcggttccggATCGAATATTTTCATGTCGGTTCCGGTTCGTGTTTCGGGTCCATGTTAAAATGTTCAGGCCTAGTCAACGTAATGCAAGGAGCCCTTCCAAGTAGATCCATATTCCCATATAATATATCACACGTCTACATTGGCTTCTGCTTAATAATACCTCTTTTCTTGTAATATTCAAAGTTTACGACGGTTGGTTGTTTCAAGGAATATTCAACTGCCAAGAAACTGAAATGGTAAAATTTCATAAGTATGCTTTAAAGATTCTAGAACACAAACCTATTTGACAATTAAAAAACAGAAATTTGAACTCCCTCTTCAACTTCAGTCACTGTCATGTGGGAGTAGTGGACATTAGGACAACCCTTTGAACTGCCTCTTTCGTCAACCTTCAAAATGTACTGTCCTTTCTTCCttctcaaaattatatattcttaagGTATGAAGTTTTTCTTTTGGTGAAGAATGAAGATGTGTAGGAATAATGCTCATGATCACATCATGAGAATGTTTATATCGTATAGTATATACTTTTGCAGGAGAACACGATGTGAACAAGAAGACAAAAGTCAACAACGGAATCCATAATAAGAGAAACATAGAGTGAAAGAGAGAATCCAAACATAAAGCTTTCTCAGCATCTCCAACTTATTTTTACTTTCTGTTTGCAATAAATTTGAAACATGTGTGTGTTGATCAAATAATGGTCCTTCATGCACGCAGTTTGTAGTCATGTAAAATGTTTGTAAGGTTTACGTCAtgttttttgaacaaaaaaaaggtttacgtcttgtttctttttgatttCTTTCATGTGCAAGTTTGTATTAATAAAAAGACCACAAATAATAAGTTTGTATTGCTTCAATTTCTCATGCATGCAGCCATACTCCACTATATTAGTACAATTTCTACGTTACTTTTATTACCTTTATGAAACAGACACTGTTTCTCGTAAATAATTACTGTATATTGGAGGTAGAAGCGCAAATAGGGGTGGGCACGGATCGAATATTAGCCGAATttttggtatttgtgattttcTTTGTAAGTTacggatatctaatttttttatttgttttgcttcggaaaaatacggatatccggaaaatatatagatatttgcggatatttacgaatacttaaggtatgttttgattaatacaaataatttataaaatcagatacaaatttgtttttcaaatatttttgcaggatatataaaataaaaattaaaagaagtaaTGAAACTAcatgttttgtaaattttaaactttgttaacaataataataagacaaaagttaaaaacaaaattataattgtcactaaaaatttctctttttgatataataatttttataagtaaaaatgtgaatataatttctaaaatcatatgttagagtgataattatagaaatttatacatttaaaactctacatataatcaaaatatacatGTAGTTATATATCGGACGGATTAGATCAGATATCCGCTTCTCgaaattttagtatttgtgatttgcttcgattttaacggatattgatttttgTACTTACTTTGCTTCGTAAGTTTATAGATATCCAAGTTTTTCGGATCGAATCGAAACgaataacgaatcaaatcaaatttaacggataaaatgtcCGACGATGAAGAAGAAAGGGTCAGATAAatcttttatgttatttttactgTTTGATTTTCAACCCCTTTGGCACGGTTAGAATATTTGACATTAAAATATAGTTTCGCAGTTAGTTTAGATATTTTCAGAACTTTTGCAATATTTGCTTCTCAAACGGCTTAAGAGCACGATTATTGGAGGTTCTTAGGGtagggttcttagcggaatataagaacccgtctcttaatttttaactaaaaaaattaagaatcggttcttagtttttttagttaaaagttaagagacggattcttatattccgttaagaactCCACCCTAAAAACTCCCATCAATGATGCTCTGACACTTATCTCCTCTAATGCAACAgcctatttttttaagtttggcTTTGTTTTCGCAATTTGTGGACATGGTTTGATTTTAGAACATATCCTTAGAAGGTCTTGTACGATATATCTCGGATCACTTATTTGGTTATACCTAATTTTCgtattagatatataattatgcATTGTTGTTAGTAAACTCTGCTTGATGTATGTACCTCATATcattgtataaaattatatgtattttcttCTCTCTTAGACACATCCAACCAAGCAACAAAGAAGAATCAGGTTTGTACTTAAGGTGAAAGTTATCAACTTAACGGGATGATATAAAAATGATTCCTGAAAATTTGGGTTCAAGAGGGGATACTGAAGGCCCGTTTAAGCATTAAAGGGCCTTTAAGCATAGAAGGATACCGGTTAGCATCCAAATTAGGgattatattaaatgttttcCGTCATAAAaatcaactattttttttaatcgaaAAAATGTtactataaatgtttttgaatgttgtatttataatacTCTGGTTTTTATAATGTTTAGGAGTATAAAAAGAGGAGAGAAGCAATGAACAAATGGTTTTTTTATTCGCAAACAAAAGATATACATGTGATTATGTGAGAGCTAGACTGACAAATATCAGCGGCCATCTTCAATGTGTAATCTTGTTACATTCATGATGCTGTCATAGCCAATGGCGTTAGTATCCCCTTGTGCTGATAAGATTTCAACACGGAGCAAGTGCTCAGCCTCTTGTGGTTCAGGATACTGTTCCGACCACTTATGCTTGGTTTTTGTGCCTCTCAAGCCCTCAAGCTCAGCAGCTACTTCTTTCATCCTTGGTCTTTCCTCTCCCATCAGTCTTGTACACTCAACAGCGATTCTTGCAACTTCCTGTATCGCCTTTTGATTATCCTCATTCATTACTTGACCGTCAATAATCTCATGCAACCTTTTCTCTTTCATGGCAGAAGCAAAGTAACTCACAAGATGTTTTGAGGTTTGTGGCCTATCAAAGCACAATGCCTTTTGACCTGAGAGCAGCTCCATGAGGACCACACCGAAGCTATAAACATCGCTCTTTTCGTTCAACAACCCTGTGTTGTAGTATTCAGGGTCTAAGTAGCCTAGAGTTCCTTGCACCATAGTTGTGAGCTGCTCTTTATCCATCGGTATTAATCTTGAAGCACCAAAGTCAGCTACCTTTGCAGTTAAGTTTTCATCAAGGAGGATATTAGCAGTCTTGACATCTCGGTGGATGATTGGAATAGAAGCAGATGAGTGAAGATAAGCAAGAGTTCCAGCAATTTCCACTGCTATCCTCAGACGGTGTTCCCATGTAAGAGAAGAATCAAACAAGGAACCGTGCAAGTGATCAAAAAGTGTACCACTGTTAATGAACTCATAGACCAGCAAGGGAACTTCAGTCTCTAGACAACATCCCAAGAGCTTGACCACATTCCTATGGTTGATTTGGGAAAGCACAAGTACTTCGTTGATGAACTGCTCTACTTGGCTGCTGTCTCCAAGCCTAGCTTTCTTGATAGCAACTACCGAGTTGTCCGGTAAAATACCTTTGTAGACTGTTCCTTGGCCTCCCTGACCGAGGATTCTACTTTCATCATAACCATTAGTTGCTTCCTTCATGCCTTCCTCAGTAAAGATTTTGACATCAATATTTGATGGGCCTGCTCCTGAGAGTCGCTGTCTCAACATGCCGCCACCGTTTTGCTCAAAGAAGTGCTTTCGGAGCTCGGTGTTTTTCATGtgcttcattttcttttgtacACAGCTAACCACAAGTAAGATGACCAAGAAGCCGATGGTTGTTCCTGATCACATCACACATATATGATTAGAgagtaattatttttttcagaaaatcaaaaatacaaaaaaaaagtgagggGAGCTTACCAAGAAAAATCTGAGTCCATACATAATATTCAGGCCTGACTTTACGCATGCAGCTATTGGTGGTGACATTCAAGTTGAAACCAGACGGGCAATTACAAGGAAGTGTCCCATAGTGTTCTCACAGGTGCTGGAATCTAAACAATTATGTTTATGGATATGCAACAAGAAATGTTTGAGGAAAAcaattaacttaaaaaaaacaaaaaaataatatcaagtTACCTTGGCAGCCTTCTGGAAGGTATGGATTCCCAATGTAACCGGTTTTACATTTGCAGTTATACCCGGCTCTAGTAATAGAGTCTGAACATTCAGTGTTCAGACCGCATATTTTACTGTCTCCAACTTGCTGGCATGTCTGTTCTCCAATGGACCAATCTAGTACTATAGGGAAGTCCGTGACATTCCTCAGATTCAAAAGATCTTGTGGAGAAGAGAAGCTATACATACCATCTTCGACTAGAAAGGCAAAGAAGCAAGGATTAAACTCATTAACAGACGTCTTGTTGTCAAAGCGACGTGATCTGATAATGAAACGACTGCTTCTCTTAGGGACGGAGGTGTGGCAGCAGCCTTCACCAGAACAAATTCCACTTTCTTTTGGTGTAGAGTCGCATAAAGACAAGCATCCAGTTGAGTAGTTTCGATCTCCAATAACCGTGGTCATGACCGCATAAGTGTTACAACCCACGGCAGTGAACCTGTTCTTGTTAGAAAGAGTAAGATTAGCTAGAGATGTGGTGTAGACAACTTGCCGAGTCAATTGTGTGCTGTTGTAACAAGCGAGAGATCTAGACTTGAGGACGCGTAGCTCGCCGCTATGAGAATAGTTGATCACTTGCATGGAGCCAGCGGACAGCTTATTTGTTGTTTCATTACAGGTGAGTCTGAAACTATTGTATCCGCCATAGCAACAATCTGGAGAAAGTCCAAAAGGGTATTCGATGGTGACGTTGCCACATCTATCTTTGCAACCGGGAAGAGACTTGCCATTGATCAGCTGAGTATATGCAAGGGATAAAATTGCCACAAAGAACAGACCATGCACGTGCACCTTgttcatcttctctctctctctctctctctctctctctctcttttctcataTCCTTGAGGTATATGTGCTTTTTTTATAGAAGAAACCTCAACAAGTCTTGAGATGTTTCTCTCTTGACTCGTTTCCGCAGACACTTTTCTAATCGAGGTGCAAATATATGACCATTTCAATGTAACGCAAGGAAACGTTCAAGTACGCTTGTTTGACAGTGACTCCATacttttgtattcaaaagatttgtagattttgacccgcgggACTATTCTTTGTTGATACCCGTATGTTTGGTCACTAATACATTTAAGCATGTATGTTCGATTTTGGTTTCGttttccagttttttttttttttttttggttcggttctggCTCGATTGTGGTTTTTCGATTAAGAGATATAGGAACTGTTaggttatttattatttatgaatttgagtttagttttgatttagtTATTTAGATTTTCGATTCGGTTCTGAAGTACCTTGGCAACCCTTCTCATTTGAAAGGTATGGATTCCCATCAAACCCTTCCTTACATTTGCAGATGTAACCGGTTCCACGGACAGAGTTGGAACATTCACTGTTCCAACCGCATATGTTTGCGCTTCCAACTTGCTGACATGAATGTTTACCAATAGACCAATCCAGTACCACAGGGAACCTCGTGATATTCCTCAGATTCATAAGATCCTCTGAAGATCTGAAGTTAAACAAACCATCTTCCACTAGAAAGGCGTAGCTGCAAGGGTTGAAGCTATGAACAGAAGTATGGTTTGAAAAGCTATATGGTCTTACTCTGAAGTAGTTGATCCTTCTAGGAAGAGAAGTCTGGCAGCAACCTCCACCAGAACATGTTCCATTTGTCTCCCTAGGAGTGTTACATGTTGACATGCACCCAACTGAGTAATTTCCAACTTCATTAGtgttgagaaacgcgtaagTGTTACATCCTACTGCAGTGAATCTGTTCTTGTCGGAGAATGTTAAGTTACCAAGCCTTGTCCACCGGTTACTACGGCCAGTCTGGTTCCCTTGGCTGTTGTAACAAACATAGGATCTAGTAACCAGGACGCGTAGCTCGCCGCTGTGAGTGATGTTGATCACTTCATTGCCGCCAAAGATTAGCTTATTTGTTTCGTTACATGTGAGTTTGAAACTATTATCGCCGTCATAGTAACAACCTTGAGAAGTGCCAAAAGGGTAGTCGATTGAGACGTTGCCACATCTAGTTTGGCAACCTGACAATGATTGGCCATTGAGCAGCTGTGTATAAGCAAGAGAGAAAATGGCCATCAAGAACAGACTCTGAATCTTCATATTCTACCTCTCTTTgatctcttctctctaactttGAACCTCTTTTCAggtttttcttttaagtttaattCTTATAGGAAATAAACCTCAAGTCTTGAGATGTTCTGTTGACTCATTTTGGCAGACATTTTTCCACAAAGCTACACAAACAAGACCATGTCAATGTAATGTAAGGAGAACCTCAAACTATCCCATATATTATATCCTAACGTCTACATCTG includes:
- the LOC125590313 gene encoding wall-associated receptor kinase 2-like, which produces MKIQSLFLMAIFSLAYTQLLNGQSLSGCQTRCGNVSIDYPFGTSQGCYYDGDNSFKLTCNETNKLIFGGNEVINITHSGELRVLVTRSYVCYNSQGNQTGRSNRWTRLGNLTFSDKNRFTAVGCNTYAFLNTNEVGNYSVGCMSTCNTPRETNGTCSGGGCCQTSLPRRINYFRVRPYSFSNHTSVHSFNPCSYAFLVEDGLFNFRSSEDLMNLRNITRFPVVLDWSIGKHSCQQVGSANICGWNSECSNSVRGTGYICKCKEGFDGNPYLSNEKGCQGTSEPNRKSK